ATTCAGGGCTTTTCCGTTGTATTGGGTTTCTGTCTGATATTGCCCTGAAATCCGCCCCGACATGCTAATAGAGCGGTTGACGGCAAGCCCTGAACCGATGCTGTAGGTGAGTGCTTTGCCCGGTTGGGTGCGGATACCATCCTGATCATCCGCCAGGATATGGTTATAACCAACATTTAAGAATACCACGGCAGGGTCTATGGATTTGGATATGCCAAGTCCTACGGCAGCCGTCCTGAAGTTTGAACCTACGGCTAACTTGCTGGCATCACTGGAATTTGACTTTTTATCTAGCGGAAAGCTGAGGTTGGCAGAAGCCGTGATGGAAGGGGACGTGTTTGATTCAGCTTTCAGCTTACGCATTGCGCCGATAGTGGCATTCCCAATACCTGAACCATTGTTACTGACGACGCTGTTAATGGTTGCCGTTTCGGATTTATTCTGGATTAGCGCAATTGAGGCATTGACTTCGGTGTCTTGGGTAACACCGTAACCAATACTCAATGGGATAGAAAAAGATCTGTCTTTGCTTTTCCTGAGGTTTATCTGCTTTTCATCAGTGCTGTAGTTAAAACCTAGTGAAAAATACATGTCTTTTGGTTTGAGAAGGACTTCAGATTCCCGCAGGAATAAAAGGTGGCTTTTAGTGTTTTCATCCTTCTTGCCTATAGTAGTTAGTGCCGAATCACCTTCATCAGCCAATACTTGTACATTACTAAAAACAACAGCCAAGAAGATACAGCACTGTAACAGAACTTTTAAAGAAAACATGACACTACCATTATTTAACTCATGGGGCATTACTTAATAAACCCCATGATGGTTTCTGAGTGAAATAAACTATTTTATTTTTGCAAGTACTTTAAGGCTGATGGTGTGTCAAGACCATTATCATTAGCTTTCTTCAACCATTGAGATGCAAGCTTTAAATCTTTAACTACTCCCGAACCATTTGCATACATATTAGCCAACTCCAATTGGGATATACCATCACCTTGTTCAGCCGATTTTTTAAACCAAAAAAAAGCTTTGCTATCATTTTGAATAGTGCTTTCAAACAAATAAGTATACCCCAAACTTTGCTGAGCTAAAGAATTACCTTTGTCAGCAGCATTTGTAAGCCATGCTATTCCTTTCTTAATATCTTTTTCTACTCCATCTCCTTTAAGATATTTATCCCCTAAAAGAGACATAGCCACAACATCACCTTGTTGAGCAGCATTTTTCATTAAATCGATGTTATTTTCATATTTCTCTACAGTTTTTATTTGTGGATCATTCAAATTAGTGTTAAGCCTATTTGGTGAGGAATCATTATTTGAACAAGCGCCAATAGAAAAAACCAATGCTAACATATATACAAATATCAGTAGATTTTTATTACTCATAATATAACCGTAAAAATAAATTTATGCGAAATAATGGCGTGTTCCAGAAAACAAGGAACACACCATCTCAAAAGTATTTTTTATCGAGCTACATAATACTTTGATCCAAACCA
The window above is part of the Thiothrix winogradskyi genome. Proteins encoded here:
- a CDS encoding transporter; this encodes MPHELNNGSVMFSLKVLLQCCIFLAVVFSNVQVLADEGDSALTTIGKKDENTKSHLLFLRESEVLLKPKDMYFSLGFNYSTDEKQINLRKSKDRSFSIPLSIGYGVTQDTEVNASIALIQNKSETATINSVVSNNGSGIGNATIGAMRKLKAESNTSPSITASANLSFPLDKKSNSSDASKLAVGSNFRTAAVGLGISKSIDPAVVFLNVGYNHILADDQDGIRTQPGKALTYSIGSGLAVNRSISMSGRISGQYQTETQYNGKALNGSSSEPISLGGTVDYRLDDKTRLETSFDVGLTNDASDVGMGLTLIRNVQ
- a CDS encoding tetratricopeptide repeat protein, whose protein sequence is MSNKNLLIFVYMLALVFSIGACSNNDSSPNRLNTNLNDPQIKTVEKYENNIDLMKNAAQQGDVVAMSLLGDKYLKGDGVEKDIKKGIAWLTNAADKGNSLAQQSLGYTYLFESTIQNDSKAFFWFKKSAEQGDGISQLELANMYANGSGVVKDLKLASQWLKKANDNGLDTPSALKYLQK